The sequence below is a genomic window from Hyalangium ruber.
GCACCGCATCGGCATCAGCAACTGTTACAACCTCGATGTTCTCGAGCGTCTGCATGGCGCGAGCCGCATCAAGCCGGCCATCGTGCAGAACCGCTTCTATGCGGAGACCGGGTACGACCGGGACATTCGCGAGTTCTGTACGCGTCACGCCATCGCGTACCAGAGCTTCTGGACGCTGACGGCCAATCCGCAGCTGCTCGCCAACGACACGGTGCGGCGGCTGTCGCTCGAGTACGGCCGGACACCGGCTCAGATCCTGTTCCGTTACTTGACGCAGGTCGGCGTCACGCCGCTCACCGGGACCACGTCGAAAGCGCACATGCGCGAGGATCTCGCCATCTTCGAGCTCGAGTTGACCGCGAGCGAGCTTAGGGCGGTTTCGGCATTGCTATGAGGCGTGGCCGAGACCACGCATCTCCTCATCACGTACCGTTGTCGCATGAGCCCCGACCGAGCTGCTTGAGCAACCGGGCGCCCGTCGCAGCGGCGACTCCAGGTCGCGGCAGGGCATCATCGCGCGTCGAATCGCTCGCGGTTGTCGCGAATCGCGGTGCGGTGGTCGATCGCCCACTGCGCCAGCTGCCGGACGGGCTCGGAGAGCGAGCGGCCGAGGTCGGTCAACGCGTAATCGACCTGCGGTGGCTTGGTCGCGTGGACGGTGCGGACGATCATGCCGTCGCGTTCGAGCGCCCTCAGGGTGCGCGCCAGCATCTGCTGCGAGATGCCCGCGACGCTGCGGCGCAGGTCGTTGAAGCGCCGCGGTTGCTCGAGGAGCGCAATGACGACCTGGATCGTCCACTTGTCGCCGACCTGTCCGAGGATCTCGCTGACGCCCGAGCAGCTGGTCATATCCATGTGACTTGGTCCTAAAAAGTTGCGTGATTGACGAGCCGCATGCTGTCTCTTACTTAGCAGCGATGAGGATCTCGCCAACCACGATTGTATCGGTGCATCCGTTGACCCTGTTGGCGCCAGGGCGCGGCGTTGATCTGCAGGTGCGCGTGTCCGCGCCAGTGAACGGAGGCGACCTGCCGATCATCGTGTTCTCGCATGGCTTCGGATCGTCGATGGACGGCTACGCGCCGCTCGTCGACTACTGGTCAGCGCGGGGCTTCGTAGTGATCCAGCCGACGCATCTCGATTCGCGGCGGCTCGGGCTCGCGGAGGGCGATCCGCGTCGGCCGGTGATCTGGCGGTTTCGCGTCGACGATGTGAAGCGCGTGCTCGACAATTTGGAGCGCCTCGAGGCCGCGGCCCCGGAGCTCGCGGGCCGGGTTGCTCGAAGTCGCATCGCGATTGCTGGCCATTCGTTCGGTGCCCAGACAGCAAGCATGCTGCTCGGCGCGCGGATGGTCGCGAGTGGTGGCGACGAGGACATGCGCGATCCGCGGATCTCAGCGGGTGTGCTGCTCGCCGCAGGGGGGCGCGGTGGCGACGATCTGAGTCCCTTCGCGAAGGAGCACTTGCCGTACTTGGACTCGAGCTTCGAGCACATGGCGACGCCGACGCTCGTGGTGGCCGG
It includes:
- a CDS encoding winged helix-turn-helix transcriptional regulator yields the protein MDMTSCSGVSEILGQVGDKWTIQVVIALLEQPRRFNDLRRSVAGISQQMLARTLRALERDGMIVRTVHATKPPQVDYALTDLGRSLSEPVRQLAQWAIDHRTAIRDNRERFDAR
- a CDS encoding alpha/beta hydrolase family protein, which gives rise to MHPLTLLAPGRGVDLQVRVSAPVNGGDLPIIVFSHGFGSSMDGYAPLVDYWSARGFVVIQPTHLDSRRLGLAEGDPRRPVIWRFRVDDVKRVLDNLERLEAAAPELAGRVARSRIAIAGHSFGAQTASMLLGARMVASGGDEDMRDPRISAGVLLAAGGRGGDDLSPFAKEHLPYLDSSFEHMATPTLVVAGDHDRSPLTVRGPDWFTDPYTLSPGGKALLTLFGGEHMLGGISGYEVTETTDENPERVALVQRMSWAFLRSALYPEDAAWREACASLPDAQGRIDCK